GCGGTGACGAAAGATACAGGTTCGCGCAGGAGATAATTTTAGGCATCGGAGGAATACGCATGTTGCGTGAATTGGATTACAAAAAATTCAGGCGTTACCATATGAATGAAGGACACGCGAGCCTGCTTACTTTGGAGCTTTTGAATGAAAGGAAAGATGAGGTGGCTATTATCCCCGAAATTATTAATAAAGTTAAGAGAAGATGCGTATTTACAACACATACGCCTGTAACGGCAGGCCATGACAAGTTTTCCTATGACCTGGTCAAAGCTTTTTTAGGGGATTATTTTCCCCTTGATTTATTAAAGGAACTGGGCGGGCAGGATTGCCTTAATATGACTTTACTCGCCTTGAACCTGAGCCACTATATAAATGGGGTTGCGAAGGAACACGGGAAAACATCGCAGGAAATGTTCCCGGGGTATCATATTGAATATATTACAAACGGCGTACATTCAGGGACATGGGTCTGCCCGAGTTTCAGGAAATTGTTTGATAAGCATATTTACGGGTGGTTCAATGATCCTTTTTCTTTAAGATATGCCTTGAGTATCCCTAGGGATGAAATATGGAACGCGCATGAGGAGGCAAAAAAGGTCCTTATAGACTATGTAAATAAGAGGACCTCTCTGGGTTTTGATTATGATACCCTGACAATTGGTTTTGCCCGGAGGGCCGCCGCGTATAAAAAAGCTGACCTTGTATTTTTTGATACCACAAGGCTTGTAAATATCTCCCAGATTGTGGGAAAAATCCAATTTATTTTCGCGGGCAAGGCGCATCCTAAAGACTGGCAGGGTAAAGAACTTATAAAGAGGATAAAAGCCGTGGCAAACAGCCTTAAGGGGCATATAAAAATAGCTTATATTGACAATTATGATATGGAACTGGCGCGGATGTTTATTTCGGGTTCCGACCTCTGGCTGAATACACCGAGTAAACCGCAGGAAGCGTCAGGGACATCGGGTATGAAGGCCGCGCATAACGGCGTGCCGAGTTTTAGTATACTGGATGGGTGGTGGATTGAGGGCTGTATTGAAGGGAATACCGGATGGTCAATCGGTTCGGTTGATGAAAAGGAAAGTATAGATGAAAAAAACGCTGATTCCCTATACATGAAATTAGCGAGAGACATAATTCCAGTATTTTATAATAACCGCCAGGTATGGATTGATATAATGCGTCATTCTATAGCGATTAATGCCTCATTTTTCAATACCCACCGTATGGTCCAGCAATATGTTTTAAATGCTTATTTATATAAATAGAAAAGGATAAAAAATGCCAAATCAGAAGCGACGGAAGGACATAAGGAATATAGCTATTATTGCCCATGTTGACCATGGAAAAACAACATTGGTGGACGCGCTTTTAAAACAAAGCGGGGCATATCATTTTAAAGAGGGAGAGTCGACAATTATGGACTCAAACCCGCTTGAAAAAGAACGAGGTATCACTATTTTTTCAAAAAATGCGTCTTTTCGCTACAAAGATACGCAATTTAACATTGTGGACACACCGGGCCACGCGGATTTTGGAAGCGAGGTGGAACGCATTTTAAAGATGGTGGATGGCGTGCTTTTGCTTGTTGACGCGTTTGAAGGCCCGATGCCGCAGACAAAATTCGTTTTAAAAAAATCTCTCGAGATGCACCTCAAACCGATTGTTGTAATCAATAAAATTGACCGTCCCAATGCCAGGCCTCATGAAGTTTCAGACATGACTTTTGATCTTTTTTGTGAATTAAACGCGACGGATGAACAGCTTGATTTCCCGATTGTCTATGCCTCCGGGAGAGAAGGCATTGCCACATTGGATTTAGAGGATGAAAGTAAAGACCTTAAACCGCTTCTGGATACCATTCTTCACCGGGTCCTTCCGCCGGTTGCCGATCCCGAAAAGCCTTTCCAGATGCTTGTTACAATGCTGGATTATGATTCTTATATCGGCCGTATAGCTGTTGGACGTATTTTTCACGGTATGATAACTTCAGGGGACCAGGTAGCGCTTGTAAAACATGATGACACAATAGAAAACGGGAAGGTGATAAAAATATTGAAATACCAGGGACTGAAAAGAGTGGAAGTCGAAAAGGCGGAGGCCGGAGATATAGTTTCGATAGTTCCCGGTATTGAAGATATTAAAGTGGGCGAGACCCTCGCGTCTTTTACAGACCCCCAGGCGCTTCCCGCGATAAAAATCGATGAGCCCACAATTTCCATGAATTTTTCTCACAATACAAGCCCCATCGCGGGCAAAGACGGGGGCAGGTTTCTTACGTCACGTCATATCCGGGAAAGGCTGGAATATGAGAAAATGATGAACGTGGGAATAAAGATTGAAGAGGTGGACAACGGCGAAAGGTTTAAAGTTTCGGGAAGGGGGGAACTGCATCTTGCCATTCTGATTGAAACAATGAGACGCGAGGGGTATGAATTTGAAGTGTCCTGTCCCAAGGTGATTTTAAAGAAAATAGAAGGTGATATTTTTGAGCCGGTTGAGGAATTATATATTGAAGTGCCGCAGGAATACCAGGGTGCTGTCATACAAAATCTTGGCAACAGGCGTGCGGAAATGAAAGACATGCAGGCAA
This genomic window from bacterium contains:
- the glgP gene encoding alpha-glucan family phosphorylase; the protein is MDISKDNLCAIEKESSGKLKDEERSIAYFSMEIGLESKIPTYSGGLGILAGDTIKSCADLKVPLVAVSLLYKKGYFFQRLDEYGNQYEYSNEWNPSESMALLPNKVTVKIENRDIVIRAWQYRVKGVNSEIPVIFLDTDTEENGEYDRSLTYYLYGGDERYRFAQEIILGIGGIRMLRELDYKKFRRYHMNEGHASLLTLELLNERKDEVAIIPEIINKVKRRCVFTTHTPVTAGHDKFSYDLVKAFLGDYFPLDLLKELGGQDCLNMTLLALNLSHYINGVAKEHGKTSQEMFPGYHIEYITNGVHSGTWVCPSFRKLFDKHIYGWFNDPFSLRYALSIPRDEIWNAHEEAKKVLIDYVNKRTSLGFDYDTLTIGFARRAAAYKKADLVFFDTTRLVNISQIVGKIQFIFAGKAHPKDWQGKELIKRIKAVANSLKGHIKIAYIDNYDMELARMFISGSDLWLNTPSKPQEASGTSGMKAAHNGVPSFSILDGWWIEGCIEGNTGWSIGSVDEKESIDEKNADSLYMKLARDIIPVFYNNRQVWIDIMRHSIAINASFFNTHRMVQQYVLNAYLYK
- the typA gene encoding translational GTPase TypA; this encodes MPNQKRRKDIRNIAIIAHVDHGKTTLVDALLKQSGAYHFKEGESTIMDSNPLEKERGITIFSKNASFRYKDTQFNIVDTPGHADFGSEVERILKMVDGVLLLVDAFEGPMPQTKFVLKKSLEMHLKPIVVINKIDRPNARPHEVSDMTFDLFCELNATDEQLDFPIVYASGREGIATLDLEDESKDLKPLLDTILHRVLPPVADPEKPFQMLVTMLDYDSYIGRIAVGRIFHGMITSGDQVALVKHDDTIENGKVIKILKYQGLKRVEVEKAEAGDIVSIVPGIEDIKVGETLASFTDPQALPAIKIDEPTISMNFSHNTSPIAGKDGGRFLTSRHIRERLEYEKMMNVGIKIEEVDNGERFKVSGRGELHLAILIETMRREGYEFEVSCPKVILKKIEGDIFEPVEELYIEVPQEYQGAVIQNLGNRRAEMKDMQATLNTVRLRFLIASRALLGFRNEFLVMTRGGGIMYQNFFEYQKFKGELPSRQTGVLISQNAGKAVAYALWGLQERGEIFIHPGDDVYEGMIVGVNNKGNDLVINAIREKKLTNMRASGSDEAIRLVPPREMTLEFALEFIEDDELVEITPKNIRLRKRYLTENERKISLRQEQTVS